The DNA region TGTACAAGATGACGAATAGGTCTGCAACATTCAATGGTTCGCCAAACCATTTGTTCTCCTAACGTTAGAACATAATGCTCCGCAGGAATACTTAGTGAATTGAATGGTGACCAAGTCGAGCACAATACCTTGAACTGTTTGTCCACCGGATCATACCCCAAAGACATTTTCACCcagatcatcatcttctctttcaaGGTAGGTAAGATTACATATTCCCCTGTGATTGGATTACAAACCACAAACATCCCTGTCCCATCTTCAATACAGACCCATCCACGAACAGGTTGAGAAATCTTAGATAACCCACCAGCAGGCAAATACGTGTGGTGAGGAGTCACCCATACAAGAGGCGGATTTTGAATCTGATGAGGAGGTTGTGAAGTGAAGAAAGGAACTGCTCCAGGGTCATCTATGACGGCGGCGAACAGAAACTGACGAGGACGAGACAAAGACTTGCTCAGGAACAACTCTTCAAACTCGGGAAGCCCAAGTATCAAAGCCCAAAACTTGCAAACGCAACGGCACTTGCCTACAGATTTCGCCGGCAATCTCGAGATGATGTCCATTAGGACATCAGATGGGACCGGATCCGACACCAACACcgaagaagatgattttgaaTTGCATCGTGAAATAGTCAGGCGACCGAAATACTTCATGGCAGCTTTCAGTtctgaaacaaattattaaattcagACCCAGAAACAAACAGGGACgaccaagtatatatatatttagatcaaAACCGGGATTCTGATGCTGCAGACTTTGCCCGgacaaaagttaaaaatgacTCTCTGTCTTGTATGAAAACAGAGGTTGTAATAGAGAATGACCAATTCAATTTTGTGAGAGAGAGGACAAACACAGAGACGAAGATCGTGGACGGCACTTCCTATCTCAAACCCTTTGGATATCCGAAACTACTGCTGTATTTAACTTTCCCCATAAAATATGGAATTTAAGTACTATTACTTATCTTTTtgtcccaccaaaaaaaaaaaagaaaaaaaaagtactattaCTTATCTAAATAAATAGGAAATTACACATAATTTAAGAATTAggaatattatttacaaaaactttacatatatatttctatactGTTTTTATTcaaaagtaaattaataaaaaaacatttaaaataaaattattgactttagggagattctcaaaaagtTTAAGTTGTTCTTTCAAATTTAGAACTCACTCTTAAATATGGCAAAATTAGCACAAACttgtatattattaataatacagTTAAgggattaaaaaagaaacaaaatgttgaATTTGAATTCGATTGGGTTCGCCGGATTCATATTCTCCGATTGGGTTCGCCGAATTCATATTCTCGTTGGATTCATATTCTAtaaatatttaagttttattaatattattctttaaaaataatatctattgaattaaaaaaaaattactgagtaACGAGtcaaaatttcaatatttaaattcaatttcttactttttgttgaattttataattttatataatataataaactatataatttattttgaaatatttttaaaatattgaaacttgatagaaaagttagaaactataaacactccaaatttacaaaattatgtcttataatgacctGAAATCAAGGAATCAGAGATGAATCATTAATGAATCCAGTAATTGTGTTTGGGACATCACATACAAACGACTAGCTTTGGTTCAGATCTCGTTGAAAAGACAATCTAGCCAAAGCTTCGCATCTCTATCACCAATTCAAATTCGCAACAAGACGAGCTATGGTTCATGTTTTCATTCCACGTTGTTACCTAGTGTTGAGCGTATTTCGTTTTCATTCTCCCTTGTAGGAGAATTATTAAGCTTAGTGGCAGTTATAAATGTACGGTGCTTTCTGTTTTTAAAGGCTAGATTGGCAAAGTGGAGAGGGGAACAACAACATTAAGTAGCTGAAACAGGGGCGGAGAGCAGGAAGCTGTGAGCGGGGCTGGGAGAaagatctaaaatatatattttttttttataaataaaagtattttgttttggaacaaatttatttatgactaattttatttaaaaatttatg from Camelina sativa cultivar DH55 chromosome 3, Cs, whole genome shotgun sequence includes:
- the LOC104778204 gene encoding F-box protein DOR-like isoform X2, with product MKYFGRLTISRCNSKSSSSVLVSDPVPSDVLMDIISRLPAKSVGKCRCVCKFWALILGLPEFEELFLSKSLSRPRQFLFAAVIDDPGAVPFFTSQPPHQIQNPPLVWVTPHHTYLPAGGLSKISQPVRGWVCIEDGTGMFVVCNPITGEYVILPTLKEKMMIWVKMSLGYDPVDKQFKVLCSTWSPFNSLSIPAEHYVLTLGEQMVWRTIECCRPIRHLVQGGDGLKS
- the LOC104778204 gene encoding F-box protein DOR-like isoform X1 — its product is MKYFGRLTISRCNSKSSSSVLVSDPVPSDVLMDIISRLPAKSVGKCRCVCKFWALILGLPEFEELFLSKSLSRPRQFLFAAVIDDPGAVPFFTSQPPHQIQNPPLVWVTPHHTYLPAGGLSKISQPVRGWVCIEDGTGMFVVCNPITGEYVILPTLKEKMMIWVKMSLGYDPVDKQFKVLCSTWSPFNSLSIPAEHYVLTLGEQMVWRTIECCRPIRHLVQGGDGICINGLLYYMAESNNYQDIFIVCFDTRFEKLSFINKPDGMWPVGLESRLVNHKGQLGIMQCSNPNRIDGHATSFCLWLLQGGGTEWTKHISQLPFLWWNLAGETELGIVGIRAGTCELVLSPRFLSGRPIYLFYFDLERNIVTSVGIQGFEGVNSNILLAYCFVDYVENLKLI